One Synechococcus sp. CC9605 genomic window carries:
- the sds gene encoding solanesyl diphosphate synthase, whose protein sequence is MSTVTELLQPVETDLETLLGDLRSLIGAGHPILQAAAEHLFSAGGKRLRPGIVLLLSRALSEQGELSPRHRRLAEITEMIHTASLVHDDVVDEASTRRGVDTVHSRFDARVAVLAGDFLFAQASWHLANLDDLDVVKLLSRVIMDLADGEVKQGLYRFDTAQTFETYLEKSYCKTASLIANSCRAAGVLSGCAPTQLDSLYQFGRQLGLAFQVVDDILDFTGNDQQLGKPAASDLASGYLTAPTFYALKEHPSLQPLIDRQFSEPGDLDKALEMVRASKAIERTRKLAETFARESRESIAWLPESAAQRALMELPKFVLSRLY, encoded by the coding sequence ATGAGCACCGTTACCGAGCTACTCCAACCGGTAGAGACAGATCTTGAAACCCTGCTCGGAGACCTGCGCAGCCTGATTGGCGCTGGTCACCCCATTCTTCAGGCTGCTGCGGAACATCTGTTCAGTGCCGGCGGCAAGCGTTTGCGTCCCGGCATTGTTCTGCTGCTGTCGCGGGCCCTCTCAGAGCAAGGAGAGCTCTCGCCCCGCCATCGCCGCTTGGCCGAGATCACAGAAATGATCCACACTGCCTCGCTCGTTCACGACGATGTGGTGGACGAGGCTTCCACGCGGCGTGGTGTGGACACGGTCCACAGCCGTTTTGACGCTCGCGTTGCCGTTCTCGCCGGTGACTTTCTCTTTGCCCAGGCCAGCTGGCACCTCGCCAACCTCGATGACCTCGACGTGGTAAAGCTGCTCAGCCGCGTGATCATGGATCTGGCGGATGGGGAGGTCAAGCAGGGTCTCTACCGCTTCGACACGGCCCAAACCTTCGAGACTTACCTCGAAAAGAGCTATTGCAAGACGGCATCCCTGATTGCCAACAGCTGCCGTGCTGCAGGTGTGCTCAGCGGTTGCGCGCCGACCCAGCTCGACAGCCTCTACCAATTCGGCCGCCAGCTGGGTCTGGCCTTCCAGGTGGTTGACGACATCCTAGATTTCACCGGAAACGACCAGCAGCTCGGCAAGCCCGCAGCCAGTGATCTCGCCAGCGGCTACCTCACCGCGCCCACCTTCTATGCCCTTAAGGAGCACCCATCGCTGCAGCCGTTGATCGATCGCCAGTTCTCCGAGCCCGGTGATCTGGACAAGGCCCTGGAGATGGTGCGGGCCTCCAAGGCGATTGAACGCACCCGTAAGCTTGCGGAAACCTTTGCTCGCGAATCCCGTGAATCAATCGCCTGGCTGCCGGAATCTGCGGCGCAACGCGCCTTGATGGAACTGCCGAAATTCGTCCTCAGCCGTCTTTACTGA
- a CDS encoding HAD family hydrolase — protein MKLPPAACLFDLDGLLLDTEPLHGRGWSEAAAHFGTQLSEAQLMQLKGRRRLDCAAQVNAWLAEPVGTDALLAVQQPIVRALLPDAAPMPAAQELVTHCHNRNIPMALVTSSSRDAVEFKAAPHPWLEQIQERVYGDDPDLDAGKPDPAPFRLAAQRLGLHPNHCWALEDSQAGCQSAHGAGCQVWLVSPKGSDQANLNTNPCSINSLAVVLRLLS, from the coding sequence ATGAAACTGCCACCTGCCGCTTGCCTGTTCGATCTGGATGGACTCTTGCTCGACACCGAGCCGCTGCATGGCCGTGGCTGGAGCGAAGCCGCGGCCCACTTCGGCACCCAGCTGAGTGAGGCTCAGTTGATGCAGCTGAAGGGCCGTCGCCGACTCGACTGTGCGGCCCAGGTGAATGCATGGCTGGCGGAACCGGTGGGCACGGATGCCCTGTTGGCGGTGCAACAGCCGATCGTTCGTGCCCTGCTTCCGGATGCTGCCCCGATGCCTGCCGCCCAAGAGCTGGTGACGCATTGCCACAACCGGAACATCCCCATGGCGCTGGTCACCAGCAGCAGCCGCGACGCGGTTGAATTCAAAGCAGCTCCCCATCCCTGGCTTGAGCAGATCCAGGAACGGGTCTACGGCGACGATCCCGACCTTGATGCGGGCAAACCCGACCCTGCACCCTTCCGGCTTGCCGCCCAACGCTTGGGCCTTCACCCCAACCACTGCTGGGCCCTGGAGGATTCCCAGGCCGGCTGCCAATCAGCCCATGGCGCCGGCTGTCAGGTCTGGCTGGTGAGCCCCAAGGGATCAGACCAAGCCAACTTGAACACCAACCCCTGTTCCATCAACAGCCTGGCTGTTGTGTTGAGGCTGTTGTCTTGA
- the acs gene encoding acetate--CoA ligase: MTDANTTIESVLQEQRVFEPPADTAAKARIGSLEAYRAMADAAKADPDAFWGEAARRELHWFEPFHTVLDWSNPPFARWFEGGTTNLSYNCLDRHLDGPTAQKTALIWEGEPGDVRRFTYQELHAEVCKAANGLKAMGIGKGHLVALYMPMVPEAAIAMLACARIGAPHSVVFGGFSAEALRDRLNDGEVKAVITADGGFRKDKPVSLKPAVDAALANGACPSVMGVLVVQRTKQDVEMVSGRDQWWHDLVEGQSADCPAEPMASEDRLFVLYTSGSTGKPKGVVHTTAGYNLWAHLTFQWIFDIQYEDVFWCTADVGWITGHSYIVYGPLSNGATTVMYEGAPRPSKPGAFWELIQKHGITIFYTAPTAIRAFMKSGRSVPDQFDMSSLRLLGTVGEPINPEAWMWYRDVIGGNRCPIVDTWWQTETGGVMISPLPGATPTKPGSATLPLPGIQADVIDAEGNSCGADEGGYLAVRAPWPGMMRTVHGNPQRFRESYWEHIRPADGSYLYFAGDGARRDADGYFWVMGRVDDVINVSGHRLGTMEIESALVSHPAVAEAAVVGRPDDLKGEGIVAFVTLEACREGDDALVKELRAHVGTEIGPIARPDEIRCSDALPKTRSGKIMRRILRALAAGQEVSGDTSTLEDRSVLDRLRA; encoded by the coding sequence GTGACCGACGCCAACACCACCATCGAAAGCGTGCTGCAGGAGCAGCGGGTGTTCGAGCCGCCAGCAGACACCGCCGCCAAAGCCCGCATCGGCAGCCTCGAGGCTTACAGGGCCATGGCCGATGCCGCCAAAGCCGATCCTGATGCGTTCTGGGGTGAGGCCGCCCGGCGAGAACTGCATTGGTTCGAGCCCTTCCACACCGTGCTGGATTGGTCGAACCCCCCGTTCGCGCGCTGGTTTGAGGGCGGCACCACTAACCTTTCCTACAATTGCCTGGACCGTCATCTCGATGGGCCAACGGCACAGAAAACAGCGTTGATCTGGGAAGGCGAGCCGGGGGATGTGCGCCGGTTCACTTACCAGGAACTGCATGCTGAGGTGTGCAAAGCCGCCAATGGCCTCAAAGCCATGGGCATTGGCAAGGGTCACCTTGTGGCGCTCTACATGCCGATGGTGCCGGAGGCGGCGATCGCCATGCTCGCTTGTGCTCGCATCGGTGCTCCCCATTCAGTGGTGTTCGGTGGCTTTTCCGCAGAAGCACTGAGGGACCGTCTCAACGACGGCGAAGTGAAAGCAGTGATCACCGCTGATGGTGGCTTCCGCAAGGACAAGCCTGTGTCACTCAAGCCCGCGGTGGATGCGGCGCTGGCCAATGGAGCCTGCCCCTCGGTGATGGGCGTGCTTGTGGTGCAGCGCACCAAGCAGGACGTGGAGATGGTTTCTGGTCGCGACCAGTGGTGGCACGACTTGGTGGAGGGTCAGAGTGCCGACTGCCCCGCTGAGCCGATGGCCAGCGAGGACCGCCTGTTCGTGCTTTACACCTCCGGTTCCACCGGCAAGCCCAAGGGCGTGGTGCACACCACTGCCGGCTACAACCTTTGGGCCCACCTCACCTTCCAGTGGATCTTTGATATTCAGTATGAGGATGTCTTCTGGTGTACGGCTGATGTGGGTTGGATCACCGGCCACAGCTATATCGTCTACGGCCCCTTATCGAACGGTGCCACGACCGTGATGTACGAGGGTGCACCGCGCCCGTCCAAGCCCGGTGCCTTCTGGGAATTGATTCAGAAGCACGGGATCACGATCTTCTACACGGCTCCCACCGCCATCCGGGCGTTCATGAAGAGCGGCCGCTCCGTGCCGGATCAGTTCGACATGAGCAGCCTTCGCCTGCTGGGCACCGTTGGCGAACCGATCAATCCGGAGGCCTGGATGTGGTATCGCGACGTGATTGGAGGCAACCGCTGCCCGATCGTCGACACCTGGTGGCAGACCGAAACCGGCGGGGTGATGATCAGCCCCCTGCCGGGAGCAACGCCCACCAAGCCAGGCTCCGCCACCCTGCCCCTGCCCGGCATTCAGGCCGACGTCATCGATGCGGAAGGGAACAGCTGTGGTGCCGATGAAGGCGGGTATCTGGCGGTGCGTGCCCCCTGGCCCGGAATGATGCGCACCGTGCATGGCAACCCTCAACGCTTCCGCGAGAGCTATTGGGAGCACATCCGGCCTGCCGATGGGTCTTACCTCTATTTCGCGGGGGACGGTGCCCGGCGGGATGCCGATGGCTACTTCTGGGTGATGGGCCGTGTCGATGACGTGATCAACGTCTCGGGTCACCGTCTCGGCACGATGGAGATCGAATCAGCCCTCGTCAGCCACCCCGCGGTGGCGGAGGCGGCCGTCGTGGGTCGACCCGACGACCTCAAGGGCGAAGGCATCGTGGCCTTCGTCACTCTGGAGGCCTGCCGCGAGGGCGATGACGCCCTGGTGAAGGAGCTGCGAGCCCACGTGGGAACGGAAATCGGTCCGATCGCCCGGCCGGACGAGATCCGTTGCAGTGATGCTCTGCCCAAAACCCGCAGCGGCAAGATCATGCGCCGGATCCTGCGGGCCCTTGCGGCGGGTCAGGAGGTGAGTGGCGACACCAGCACCCTGGAGGATCGCTCCGTTCTGGACCGCCTCAGGGCCTGA
- a CDS encoding DUF1350 family protein, which translates to MANWRQLGAIWQLRPAEPTGLIEFIGGSYLAATPQISYRRLLEDLEADGLAVHAWAYVPGFDHQRQARDAWSAFRSARRQLEERCGALAAPLRLGHSLGCKLHLLAPDGGRGSRALVALSFNNFNADRSIPLLGELAPRLGVETEFSPSPAETLRLISRHYQQERNLVVRFGRDELDQSGDLIQALRERPSDASSTLELPGDHLTPASAGLRRSFLGDWADDPKRVSVIRQLSRTIGEAIRP; encoded by the coding sequence ATGGCCAACTGGCGTCAGCTGGGTGCGATCTGGCAACTGCGGCCGGCCGAACCCACGGGATTGATCGAATTCATCGGCGGCAGCTATCTGGCGGCCACCCCCCAGATCAGCTACCGCAGGTTGCTGGAAGACCTGGAGGCGGATGGTTTGGCCGTGCATGCCTGGGCCTATGTGCCTGGGTTCGATCATCAACGCCAGGCCCGCGATGCCTGGAGTGCCTTTCGCTCGGCGCGTCGGCAACTTGAAGAGCGCTGCGGGGCCCTTGCGGCTCCGCTGCGGCTTGGCCACAGCCTGGGTTGCAAGCTTCACTTGCTGGCCCCCGATGGGGGTCGCGGCAGCAGGGCCCTGGTGGCCCTGAGCTTCAACAACTTCAACGCCGATCGCTCGATTCCCCTGCTGGGTGAACTGGCACCACGGCTCGGGGTGGAAACCGAGTTCAGCCCCAGTCCAGCTGAAACGCTTCGCTTGATCAGCCGCCACTACCAACAGGAGCGGAATCTGGTGGTGCGCTTCGGGCGCGATGAGCTGGATCAAAGCGGTGATCTGATCCAGGCCCTGCGAGAACGTCCCTCGGACGCCAGCTCAACCCTGGAGCTGCCTGGCGATCACCTCACGCCGGCCAGTGCCGGGCTGCGGCGCAGCTTCCTCGGGGACTGGGCGGATGACCCCAAGCGGGTGTCGGTCATCCGTCAGCTGAGCCGAACCATCGGCGAGGCGATCAGGCCCTGA
- a CDS encoding peroxiredoxin, with translation MALGIGDRLPSFSLEDQNGDLRTPASVQGRWLVLFFYPKDDTPGCTAEACSFRDNAESFAALDAEVWGISGDDAVSHRRFATRHNLTFPLLCDRNNALRREMGVPKALGLLPGRVTYIVDGEGVIRHTFSNLLDGPAHVREAQQVLNQLRG, from the coding sequence ATGGCCCTCGGGATCGGCGACCGGCTCCCCTCCTTCAGCCTGGAGGATCAGAACGGTGACCTTCGCACTCCCGCTTCTGTGCAGGGCCGCTGGCTGGTGCTTTTCTTTTATCCCAAGGACGACACCCCCGGCTGCACAGCTGAAGCCTGCAGCTTCCGCGACAACGCAGAGAGCTTTGCTGCCCTCGATGCAGAGGTTTGGGGCATCAGCGGTGATGACGCCGTCAGCCACCGCCGTTTCGCCACCCGCCACAACCTCACGTTTCCTCTGCTCTGCGACCGCAACAACGCCCTGCGCCGCGAAATGGGTGTGCCCAAAGCCCTTGGTCTGCTGCCCGGTCGTGTCACCTACATCGTTGACGGCGAGGGGGTGATCCGTCACACCTTCAGCAACCTCTTGGATGGCCCGGCCCACGTGCGTGAAGCACAGCAGGTGCTGAATCAGCTGCGCGGTTGA
- a CDS encoding 3'-5' exonuclease, producing MPEQLDLLAGFSRPQAEPQTAASPMPASPAVDPEAKDDQHEDAPKASPTTLLIIDTETSGLDPQQDQCLELGCILFDVPSRSVLAQQSFLLPVDSNAAEPINRIPAAVTRRPQPWREALVWFEHLLDAADLLVAHNAAFDRQWFGLGVVPATATPWLCTMDDIRWPAERQLRLRPSVRDLALAYGVPVWAAHRALSDCIYIADVFARCDDLEHLLKRGLEPRQLMRARVSFDERHLAKAAGFHWNDPIKGAWTRRLSAREVAELEFPVAPVELEADRLSA from the coding sequence ATGCCTGAACAGCTCGATTTGCTTGCGGGGTTTTCAAGGCCTCAGGCGGAGCCCCAAACAGCCGCATCGCCGATGCCAGCTTCGCCAGCTGTTGACCCTGAGGCCAAGGATGATCAGCACGAGGATGCGCCAAAGGCCTCCCCCACCACCCTTCTGATCATTGACACCGAGACCTCCGGTTTGGATCCGCAGCAGGACCAATGCCTTGAGCTGGGCTGCATTTTGTTTGATGTGCCGAGTCGTTCGGTGCTGGCCCAGCAATCGTTTCTCCTCCCGGTGGACTCCAACGCAGCAGAACCGATCAACCGGATCCCCGCCGCCGTCACCCGCCGCCCCCAGCCCTGGCGGGAGGCGTTGGTGTGGTTTGAGCATCTGCTGGACGCTGCTGATCTGCTGGTGGCCCACAACGCGGCCTTCGATCGCCAGTGGTTCGGTCTGGGTGTGGTGCCGGCCACCGCAACACCGTGGCTCTGCACCATGGACGACATCCGCTGGCCGGCGGAGCGTCAGTTGCGTTTGCGGCCGTCGGTGCGGGACCTTGCCCTGGCCTACGGCGTTCCCGTCTGGGCGGCCCACCGCGCCCTCAGCGATTGCATCTACATCGCGGATGTTTTCGCCCGCTGTGACGACTTGGAGCATTTGTTGAAACGGGGCCTGGAACCCCGCCAGTTGATGCGTGCCCGGGTGTCGTTCGATGAACGCCATTTGGCGAAAGCAGCGGGGTTCCATTGGAACGATCCGATCAAGGGGGCCTGGACCCGGCGTTTGAGTGCCCGTGAGGTGGCGGAGCTTGAGTTTCCGGTCGCGCCTGTTGAGCTCGAAGCCGATCGCCTCAGTGCCTGA
- the pstS gene encoding phosphate ABC transporter substrate-binding protein PstS encodes MAHRSLVALSLSVLAVGLAACGGSSSVSSLNAAGASFPAKVYQSWFADLAGSGGIKVNFQAVGSGSGRKAFIDGTVDFAASDDPIKEADRKQVSQGVVQIPMVGGTIAFGYNKPGCKLQLTQQQAVEVATGAISDWKDLGCEAGTITWVHRSDGSGTTKAFTNSLQTFSPDWTLGSGKSVKWPVGVGAKGNSGVAGVIDNRVGAIGYVNQSYIKGNVQAAALQNKSGEFLKPSVEAGAKALNGIELDQNLAGSNPNPSAAGAYPIATLTWVLAYAEDNGAKAEAVRKVFNYLLDDATQEGAAALGFVPLRGNILEKSRSAVAGIQP; translated from the coding sequence TTGGCACATCGTTCCCTGGTTGCTTTAAGCCTGAGCGTTCTCGCTGTTGGCCTCGCTGCCTGTGGCGGCAGTTCCAGTGTGTCCAGCCTCAATGCGGCCGGGGCCTCCTTCCCCGCCAAGGTGTACCAGAGCTGGTTCGCTGATCTCGCCGGCTCCGGCGGAATCAAAGTGAATTTCCAGGCGGTGGGGTCCGGGTCCGGCCGCAAAGCCTTCATTGATGGCACGGTGGATTTCGCCGCTTCAGACGACCCGATCAAGGAGGCTGACCGCAAGCAGGTGAGCCAAGGGGTGGTTCAGATCCCGATGGTGGGGGGAACGATCGCCTTCGGATACAACAAGCCTGGCTGCAAGCTTCAACTCACCCAGCAACAGGCTGTGGAGGTGGCCACCGGCGCCATCAGCGATTGGAAGGATCTCGGCTGCGAAGCGGGCACGATCACCTGGGTGCATCGCTCGGATGGCTCCGGCACAACCAAGGCCTTCACCAACTCGCTGCAGACCTTTTCACCGGATTGGACCCTCGGCAGCGGTAAATCGGTGAAGTGGCCGGTGGGCGTCGGTGCCAAGGGCAACTCGGGCGTTGCCGGGGTGATCGACAACCGGGTTGGCGCGATCGGCTACGTGAATCAGTCGTACATCAAGGGAAACGTGCAGGCTGCTGCGTTGCAGAACAAATCCGGGGAATTCCTCAAGCCCTCCGTGGAGGCTGGTGCCAAAGCCCTGAACGGCATTGAGCTTGATCAGAACCTGGCGGGCAGCAACCCCAACCCCTCCGCTGCTGGTGCCTACCCCATCGCAACCCTCACCTGGGTGTTGGCCTATGCCGAGGACAATGGCGCCAAAGCCGAAGCTGTGAGGAAGGTCTTCAACTACCTGCTGGACGACGCCACTCAGGAGGGTGCTGCGGCCCTGGGCTTTGTGCCTCTCCGGGGCAACATCCTCGAAAAATCCCGCAGTGCGGTGGCAGGGATTCAGCCTTGA
- the pstS gene encoding phosphate ABC transporter substrate-binding protein PstS has protein sequence MRIAQKALLASSLLVLGAGMSASAAPKLNGAGASFPAKIYQRWFADLAKSGGPQVNYQAVGSGSGRKAFIDQTVNFGASDDPMKKKDMAKVTRGVVQIPMVGGTIAFGYNKPGCNLKLTQKKAVKVAIGMIKDWKELGCKPGTLTWVHRSDGSGTTKAFTNSMQAFSTTWTLGTGKSVKWPAGVGAKGNSGVAGLIQNREGAIGYVNQSYIKGKVVAAALQNKSGEFLKPSVAAGAKALNGISLDKDLAGKNPNPTAKGAYPIVTLTWVLAYKTGNGDKAKVVQDAFNYMLSDAAQNKAPSLGFVPLKGDILAKSRAAVNKIGK, from the coding sequence ATGCGCATTGCACAAAAGGCCCTTCTCGCCTCGTCCCTGCTTGTCCTCGGGGCAGGCATGTCAGCTTCGGCAGCTCCCAAGCTGAACGGCGCTGGCGCCTCCTTCCCGGCCAAGATCTACCAGCGTTGGTTTGCTGACCTGGCCAAGTCTGGCGGCCCTCAGGTCAACTACCAGGCCGTGGGGTCCGGTTCCGGCCGCAAAGCCTTTATCGACCAGACCGTGAACTTCGGTGCATCGGACGATCCGATGAAGAAGAAGGACATGGCCAAGGTCACCCGTGGTGTGGTCCAGATCCCAATGGTGGGTGGCACCATCGCATTCGGTTACAACAAGCCCGGTTGCAACCTGAAGCTTACCCAGAAGAAGGCCGTCAAGGTCGCCATAGGCATGATCAAGGATTGGAAGGAGCTCGGTTGCAAGCCCGGCACCCTCACCTGGGTGCACCGTTCCGATGGCTCTGGCACCACCAAGGCCTTCACTAACTCCATGCAGGCCTTCTCCACGACCTGGACCCTCGGCACCGGTAAATCCGTGAAGTGGCCCGCTGGCGTGGGCGCCAAGGGCAACTCAGGTGTGGCTGGCCTGATCCAGAACCGTGAAGGCGCGATCGGTTACGTGAACCAGTCATACATCAAGGGCAAGGTGGTTGCCGCCGCTCTCCAGAACAAGTCCGGTGAGTTCCTTAAGCCCTCTGTGGCTGCAGGTGCCAAGGCCCTTAATGGCATCAGCCTGGACAAGGACCTGGCTGGCAAGAACCCAAATCCCACCGCCAAGGGTGCTTATCCCATCGTCACCCTTACCTGGGTTCTGGCGTACAAAACCGGTAACGGTGACAAAGCCAAGGTGGTGCAAGACGCTTTCAATTACATGCTGAGCGACGCTGCTCAGAACAAAGCTCCGTCCCTGGGCTTCGTTCCCCTCAAGGGCGACATCCTGGCCAAGTCCAGGGCCGCTGTGAACAAGATCGGCAAGTGA
- a CDS encoding Crp/Fnr family transcriptional regulator — protein sequence MLATPSADLSSTALGFKAFLENSYDNRNVVHVTSGSFVPLLKNSVWFVVRGMVKLGALSVHGDELVLGMVGPNEPFGAAFTNVEAYEAVALTDCDLLCCNLAELEQSPELALGLAKAMAARYRQAESLLALLGLRRVEERVRGFLELLAKDFGEPCEAGLRLNLRLTHQEIASALSTTRVTVTRVLGQLRDEGWLQIDASRHLVVSGTGRR from the coding sequence ATGCTTGCTACTCCGTCGGCTGATCTGAGTTCAACAGCTCTTGGTTTCAAGGCGTTTCTTGAAAACAGCTACGACAATCGCAATGTTGTTCATGTCACCTCGGGAAGTTTTGTTCCTCTGCTGAAGAACAGCGTTTGGTTTGTGGTGCGCGGCATGGTGAAGCTGGGGGCGCTGTCGGTGCATGGCGATGAGCTGGTGCTGGGCATGGTTGGCCCCAACGAACCCTTCGGTGCCGCATTCACCAATGTGGAGGCCTATGAGGCTGTAGCGCTCACCGATTGCGATCTGCTCTGCTGCAATCTGGCGGAGCTGGAGCAGTCTCCCGAATTGGCGCTTGGTCTTGCCAAGGCCATGGCCGCCCGCTACCGCCAGGCGGAGTCGCTCCTGGCCCTGCTCGGGCTACGTCGCGTTGAAGAGCGGGTGCGGGGCTTCCTGGAGCTGCTCGCCAAGGACTTTGGCGAACCTTGTGAGGCCGGGTTGCGGCTCAACCTTCGCCTGACCCATCAGGAGATCGCCAGTGCCCTGAGCACCACACGGGTCACCGTGACCCGCGTTTTGGGGCAGTTGCGGGATGAAGGCTGGTTGCAGATTGATGCCTCCAGGCATCTGGTGGTGAGCGGCACCGGCCGCCGCTGA
- the msrA gene encoding peptide-methionine (S)-S-oxide reductase MsrA, whose product MLPSWLSPRGGAESSAPATHAVLGTPLKAPLMADQEEAIFACGCFWGAEKGFWRLPGVVSTAVGYAGGQTEQPTYNQVCSGRTGHTEVVRVVWSRPALDFSDLLKLFWECHDPTQGNRQGNDTGSQYRSAIYTFNPEHLQLALASRDAYQVALSAKGYGAITTEILADQTFYFAEDYHQQYLAKPGSRPYCSAMPTQTLLGEFEGSNYKLPKQVWDKYDWSINHCVLRSDNSPIAIG is encoded by the coding sequence ATGCTTCCTTCCTGGCTGTCTCCCCGCGGCGGCGCCGAATCATCTGCACCGGCAACACACGCCGTGTTGGGAACGCCGCTGAAAGCCCCACTGATGGCCGACCAGGAGGAAGCAATCTTTGCCTGTGGGTGCTTCTGGGGCGCTGAAAAAGGATTTTGGCGACTCCCAGGGGTGGTGAGCACCGCCGTGGGCTACGCGGGCGGCCAGACCGAGCAACCGACCTACAACCAGGTCTGCTCCGGCAGAACGGGACACACCGAAGTGGTGCGTGTGGTGTGGAGCCGGCCCGCTCTCGACTTCAGCGACCTGCTGAAACTGTTCTGGGAGTGCCACGACCCCACCCAGGGCAACCGGCAGGGCAACGACACAGGCAGCCAATACCGATCGGCCATCTACACGTTCAATCCGGAGCATCTGCAACTGGCCCTGGCCAGCCGAGATGCTTATCAAGTCGCTCTTTCGGCCAAGGGCTACGGAGCCATCACCACCGAAATCCTGGCGGACCAAACCTTCTATTTCGCCGAGGATTACCACCAGCAGTACCTGGCCAAACCGGGCAGCCGCCCCTATTGCTCCGCCATGCCGACCCAGACGCTCCTGGGGGAATTCGAAGGATCGAACTACAAACTGCCTAAGCAGGTTTGGGACAAATACGACTGGTCCATCAACCACTGCGTGCTTCGATCCGACAACAGCCCAATCGCGATCGGCTGA